Sequence from the Streptomyces sp. NBC_00358 genome:
CGGACCTGTGTCCAAGCCCCTCGGTCACGCCGAAGACGCGGCCGCGCCCGGCAGCGAGGGCCGCGCCCAACGCGTTGAGCCCCTGGCCGTTGTCGTCGTTGCGTGGACGGAGCGGCCACGAGGCCGGAACGCCGTCGGTCTCGGCCAGGCAGGAGGCGATCAGGATGCCGTTGCCGGACTGGCGGACGTCCAGGTGCTGCATTTCGGCGGTGGAGTGGAACGCGGTGCCGAACCACTCCGTGATCGGCCGGGCGCCCTCGCCCCGTGGGCTGCGCGGCTTCCTCGCCGACTCCCCGCCAGTTGATGGTCATGGAGAAGGCCGCCGGGGACCCGTGCCTGGCGGCCGGGCGGCCAGGCCGCGTTCAACCCGGGGGACACCGGGGGAGGTGTGGCTGGATGGTCCGGTACTCGTAGCCGGGTTTGGGCGTGACATCACCGGCGCCGACCGGGGTTCGGAAGGATCATGTGTGGGACCGTACGGCATCGCCTCAACGCCTCGGGGATCGGCAGCGGTCAGGTGCTGAGGGTGTCGGGGCTGCGTGTCGCGGGGGTCACGGGCGCAGTGGACCGCTGGTGAACCGTTTCGCGGATGGGCGGGGGCGCTTGGTGGCCCCGCTCTGTGCCACAGCAGCCGAAGGTGCTGCACCACTGACCGGCACAGCGTGAACACCGGTGTGTCTGGGCCCAGTTGTCTTGTTACCGAATGCGGACAGACCCGGGTGAACGATGCTTGTCCCGGCGTCATCTCACGGGGCGTAGCGAAACAGCCGATGAGGCCGGCCGCCCTGCGAAAGCAAGGGAAGGCGCCGTGTCCTGACCGACCATGGGGGAGCTTTCATCATGACCACGTACCGTGCCCGCCGTACCGCCCGTACCGCCGCTCTGGCCACCGTCACCGCCGCGCTGGCGCTGGGCCTGACCGCCTGTGGCAGCGCCGACGGCGGCTCGAAGGCGGCGGGCAGCGACCACGGCGCGCGGACCGCCCAGAGCCGGTCCGCATCCACCGGGGACGCCAAGGGCAGCGCGGCGCAGGCCAACAACAGCGGTGACACCAAGGAAGAGGCGACCGCCGCGGGCGGGGCGCAGGAGATCACGAGCAAGAGCACAACGGCCGGCGCCCAGCAGTGCCGCGGAGACGAGATGCTGGTCACCGCGGTGCACCGGTTCGCCGGCCAGCAGGGTGACCACCTGCTGCTCACCGCGGTGAACGAGGGCTCCAAGCCCTGCTGGGTCACCTCCTACCCGGCCGTGGTACTCGACTGGAACACCAACAACGTCGCGCTGTCGCACTCCAAGAAGGACGCCCCGGGCGGCGACAAGCACATCACGCTCCAGCCCGGGGGCAAGGTGTACAGCGCGGTGAACCTCTTCGACTACGGCTCCAAGAACCACACGGCGCAGTCGCTCGCCTTCGCGCTGCGCGGCGAGGACGGTCGCCCCGGCCCCTTCTACTCCGTCGTCAGCAAGGGGCAGAACCAGAAGTTCACCTGGACCGCGGCCGACGTGCTGAACTGGAACGTCAAGAAGCCGTACGACTTCTGACGGTCCGTTGGCCGGTGACGCGTCACCGCCTTCCCGCACGTCCACGGCCGGCAACTCGCAAGGCCCCCGGGCGGCCGGCGGACCCGTGACTCGGCGAGATCACCGGAGGCCGCCCTGCGGACCCACACGCTCAACCGGCCAATTGCAACGCTCAGTTCACAGGTCCTGTGGTCGGGTAGCCCGATCACAGGTCCGGGCTCGCTCGCGTATCCACCACGCGATGCCCTATTCGACGACATCACGGCCTGCCGGTCACCGTGCCTCGGTGCTGGCGGTCGGGGACGGCGGGGGTTCCTGCGCAGCCAAGACGGTGCTGACGAAGGCGCGCACGAGCGTGGCCCTGTGGCTGAGCGCAGCAGTTGGCCGGTCTGGCCGACCAGATACTCGGCCACGAGTCAGTGGAACCAGACGACAAGGCGTACGTTCTCGGCTCCGTGGACTTCGCTGAGGATGCGCATGACGTTCCAGACCCGGCCCCAGTCGGTGTCGCTCCCTGCGGCTGACGCGCGCGTTCGCGTGCCTGAGGCGTCGGTCTCCTGCCAGTTCGTGGTGTTCAGCTCGGCCCAGGTCAGCCATGTGGTCCCGTGAACATCGCGGGGGCCGCCCCAGCCTGCGAACTTACCTCGCAGCCCATCCGAAGCGTCATCCGGAAAGCCACGGCCTTCCGCCAGGGGACGGAAGCCGAAGGAGTTTCGGACTCCGAAGAGGCAAGCCAGGCCGTCGTAGGCGTTGCCCCTGTTGAGGAGGAAGAGATCGATGCAGACCTCCCACACGGAGTCCTCGTCGTCGGGGCCCCATAGACGGGCCCCCGGCCGGCATTCGATCATTCCGCTGACATCGGTCGACATGGAGCGATCCTGCCTTCGCGGGCCAGGGATGGCATCTCCATTTCCCGCCCTCGCGCGGGGTCCCGGCGGGCCTCCCGCTCAGGTATGTGATCAAGGTGTCAGTGGACAGTCGACAGGCGGGACGGGGAAGCAATTCATCAGTCGCGGCCGGGACCCACTCCGATGGGCGATGATGTTGCAGTGAGTCCGGACTTGAGCAACTACGAACTCCTCTGGCCCACAACGCTGTTCGTGTCCGAGGGTGAGCGCATCCTGCGATCCAAGAGCCCCCTGGCAGGAACGGGCGACATGGCTCATGACGGAGTCCCTGGCTGGTACTACCGCCGCAGTCGCAGTCGCCGACTTTGAGGACCTGCCCGATCACACCACCTCAACAGCCGATCCCTGGGCAACCACGGCCACAGGCTGGGGAGAGTAGCGTGTGACGCACCAGTACGACTGGTCCACAGAGCTCATCAACTGGGCCCCCGAGCTCAGGCACGCGGCCGCGCCACGGCCGTACTGGCCGCACCGCCGCGGCAACGGCCTCGCCCACGACGGCAGTACCGCGCGGGACACCCGGTGTGACTTCGCGCGGCTCATCGGTGCGTTCGCCGACAGGGGCTACCTCTCGTAGGAGAGAGTGCCCCGGCCTTCAGGCCGGGGGCGAATCGCCCCACGGCGGCCGGTCGGTCAGTCCGGTTGCTTCTGCTGCGGGATGTAGTCCTTGACCACTTGCGGCGGGGCTCCACCGCGACACCTGACCGTCGCCCTCCCGCCGCAGTACGGCGCCCGCCTTGCGGGCTCTCCTCGGCGGGCTGGCGATGTGATTTCGAAATGGGGGACGGAAACGTGGGCGAGACGGAATTCGACAGTCGGCTGAGGTCGGCGGTTCAGGCGGGGGACGCTGAGGCGGTGCGGGATCTGTTGGACAGGGGTGCGGATCCGGACGCGGTGGACGCGGGCGGGTTGCCGGTGCTGTGCGGGGCCGTGGCGGCTTGCGACGCGCCGGTGGCCGAGGCGTTGGTGGAGGGCGGTGCGGATGCTGACCAGGTGTTGCCGGACGGGACCACGCCGCTGTGGCGCGCCGTCGACGGTGGCTCTCCGGCGGTTTTCTCGGCGGTGCTGGGCAAGGAGCCCAGGCTGCGGCTTCCGGAAGCCGCCCGGGAACGGCTGCTCGCCTTGGCCCGCGACTGGTACGAGACGGGCGCGGTCGAGGAACTGCGGCGCAGGACGGGCGCGTCGGGTCCGGCCGTGACGGTCCGCGTTCAGGACGACGAGTACGACTGGGTCGATCTGGTCTCACTCGGCGGCCTGATCGTACGAGCTGGCCACGGGGCCATCCTGACGTCGCTGGAGTGGGCCTTCCGCATCCTGACCCCCGTCGACGAACTGATCGCCCGTGCTGTCGGCCGGTATGACGAGGACCATGTGAACTGGTCGACGGTCTGCTGGATCCTCACCCAGCGCCGCAGCCTTGAGACCTGGTCGGCCGTGGTGGCCCATCGCCACGACCGTGACCCGGCGCATCGCCGGTTCGTGGTGGATTACCTGCGGATGCGGGGGTTCCTCGATACCAGCCCGTACTACGAGAAGAAGGAGAGCAACCTCCTGGCTGCCTGGGCGGCCGAGGAAACGGACGGCGAGATGCTCGCGAGGGTGCTCGACGCCTTCACCGGCCGCGACCATCCGGGCCAGGAAGCCATCGGCCTGCGCTACTGCGACCATCCCGACCCGCGCGTACGCCGCGAGGTGCCCTACGCCCTCTGCGTAGACGACGTTCCCCGCAGCCCGGCTGCCAGGGCCGCCCTGCTCACCCTCATGCGCGACCCGGACGCCGAGGTGCGGCTCAGGGCGTGTACGGCGAGCATGCGAGACGACGCCCTTGTCTCGGAGATCACCCGAGCGCTGCTCCTGTTGACCGAGGACCTGGATGCCGACTCACGGGGTGCGGCCGTGGCGGCACTGGCCGGCTCCCGGGACCGTACGTCCGCAGTCGCCGACGCCCTTGCAGGCCTGCTCGACGAGGACAACCAACTCGTGCGTCTGGAAGCCGCCTACGGTCTCGCCCTGCGCGACGATCCGCGCACAGCCGAGGCGATCGAGCGGGTGGGGCCTCTCGGCCACGGCTTCGAGGACGACCACCGGGCCGACGAGCTCTGGCGATGGAGGTGGCGGAAGGAGAACTCGGCCGCCGAGTGACTGACAGCCGGTCAGCGCGAGCACCGGCCTTGACCGGTAGAGCTATTGGCGGCGAGCCGGATTTTGCAGGTCGGGCCGCCCCGGAAGCGTCCGAGTCCTTCGTCGGAACGGTGCTGCCTGCTGACCTTCAAAGCGTGGTGTCGGCAGGGGCTGACGGCTCGTGACCTTGCGGTATGTCGAGGGCAGCCGTGGCCGGATGCTTACGCCACGCCACGCCACGTCACGCCACGACACGACACGACACGACACGACACGCCCCGCCTCGACGCGAGCGGACGGCGTGCGGCACGGAGATCCGCGGATCACTCGACGGACGACACGCCGCAAGGCGGCGGGCACACACGTGCCCGCCGCCTTGCGGGGCCCTGTCAGGCCTGCACGAGTACGGTGCACCAGACCTCGTTGTTGTCGCCGATACCGCAGTCGCCGATCTCTCCGGTCCGGACCTTCGTCCAGACCCCCTTCGCCCGCCAGTGCCAGGTACCGACCCGCGAGAACCGCTCGTGGTAGCCGTGGCCGACGAACGTGAAGGCGTCGACGTCGTTACCGGTCCCGTTGCCGCCCCGCGTTCCGTTGCCGAACGACTCCTGCTTGCACTTGGCGTGCTTGAACTCGCTGTCGGTGCCGCCGCCCCAGTTCCACACGTCGCAGTAGTGGGGGCCCTCGCCGAGACTCATCGTGTAGTGCATCGTCTCGCCGGTCCTGTTCTTCACCGCGCCGCACAGGGAGCCCCTGCAGCCTTCCGCGGAGGCGGTCGTCGCCCCCGCGACAACTACTGCGGACGCCATGAAGGCGGCGGCAACGACAGTGACAGCCGTCCGGTTTGCTCGGGAAATCATCTTGCGCATAAATGGTCCGTTCTCTTGTTGCGCCGGTTCGGCCGCGCCTCGCCGGACCTTTGGCAGGACGGGTGCCAGGTTGTCCCTGGGAGCCCTGCGTGAGCCGGTGTTGGCGTTCCCCGCGGCCGCGGCGCTTGCCGTGATCCGCCCGAAGGCATGTAGGTTGAGGATCAACGGTGAACCTTGCGAAAACCTTGTGACGGCTGTCCTGCGACCGCCCCGGAACCAATGACGGAGGGCCGCTTGGAATCCCGGCTCCCGCTCGAGGTGGACCAAGTCCCCGCCGCGGGACGGCCATTCCATCGCCCATCCCACCTGAGGCACGATGAACCTGCGCCTGCTCGGACCTGTGGAACTGCACGTCGCGGGGCACGTGGTCGACGTCGGGCAGCCACGTCGTCGAGCGGTCCTCGCAGCGCTGGCGGCCGACTCCGGCCGGCCGGTCGCCGTGAGCACGTTGGTGGAACGGGTCTGGGGCACAGCCGCGCCCGACGGCGCGCGGTCGGTCCTCTATTCGCACATCAGCCGTCTGCGGCGGCTCTTTGACGGTGCGTCACCCGCGACGGGCGACGGCGAGGCACAGGCGCCCCGGACAGCGCCTTGCATCCGGCGATCCTCCGGTGGATACATTCTGGAGGTGGACGAGCACACCGTCGACCTGCTCCGTTTCCGCTCGCTCGTCCTGCAGGGCCGCGAGCCGCGCCTGTCCGACGCCCGCCGTGCACACCTCCTGGAGGAGGCACTGCGCCTGTGGCGCGGCGCGCCGTTGGCAGGGCTGGCAGGAGAGTGGGCGGAGCGCACACGGACCGCCTGGACACAGGAACGCCTGCAGGCGGCGCTCGCCTGGGCCCACGCCCTGCCGCGACAGGAAAGGCACAAGGAAGTACCCGCTGTCCTGCAGCCCTTACTGGCGGAGCACCCGCTGTGCGAGCCGCTCGCCGTGGCGCTGATCCAGAGCCTGGCCACCGCCGGAAGAACCGCCGAAGCAGTGGACACCTACACCGGGATCCGCCGGCAGCTCTCCGATGAACTCGGCGTGGCCCCGGGCCGTGAACTGCAGGCGGCCTACGAGGAGATGCTGCGCCGCACCGGACAACAGGAGCCGCCGGGCGCGGGATCCGGCCCGGCCGCTGTCCGTACGGCCGCCCCGGTCCCCGCCCCGATCCCCGCGCAACTCCCGATGAACGTAAGCCACTTCAACGGGAGGGAGGAGCAACTGGCAGAGCTCACACGGTGCCTGATCGCCGCGGACGGCACGGACGAGGAGCAGTGCGCGGCGGCAGCGGTGGTCTCCGCGGTCTCCGGCATCGCAGGCGTCGGCAAGACCGCACTGGCTGTGCGCTGGGCACACCACGTGCGGGAGGAATTCCCCGACGGACAGCTCTACGTCGATCTCCGCGGCTACGATCCGGACGAACCGGTCTCCGCCGCACAGGCCCTCGCCGGGTTCCTCACCGCCCTGGGAGTACCCGCCCAGGAGATACCGCCGCGGCTCAACGACCGGGCGGCGCGCTACCGCACAGCGGTCGACGGACTCCGGTTGCTCATCCTCCTCGACAACGCCGCCTCCGCCGCGCACGTACGCCCGCTGCTGCCCGGAAGCCAGACATGCAAAGTCGTGGTCACCAGTCGGGACTCGCTGTCCTCCCTGGTGTCGCTGCACGGCGCGCACCGAGTGCTCCTCGACGTCCTCTCCCCGCACGAGGCGCACACCCTGCTGCGTGACCTGATCGGGGCACGCGTCGACACCGACCACGCCTCTGCCACCGCCCTGGCCGAACAGTGCGGGCGCCTGCCGCTGGCCCTGCGGGTGGCAGCCGAACTGGCCCTGTCTCGTCCCCAGGACCCCCTGGCCCACCTGACGGAGGAACTGCGCGATCACCGGCGGCGCCTGGACCTGCTCGACTCCGGCGACGGAGATCCCCGGGCCGCCGTCCGGGCCGTCTTCTCCTGGTCCTACGACCGCCTCCCCGAGCATGAGGCGCGCCTGTTCAGGCTCCTTGGCCTGCACCCGGGACCCGATACGGACGTGCACGCGGCCGCCGCCCTGGCCGGCGACACTGTGGAACGCACGCGACGGTCCCTGGACGCCCTGTCCCGCGCACACCTGGTGCAGCGGATCGGACCCGACCGCCATGGCATGCACGACCTGCTCCGCGCCTACGCCGCGGAACTCGCGAGCCGGCACGACGGGCCGGCGGAGCGCGACGCCGCACTGAACCGCCTGCTGGACCACTGCCTGGCGGCGTCGGCAGCGGCCATGAACGTGCTGTATCCCGCCGAACGGCATCTGCGTCCCGCCGTCGAAATCCCCGACACCGGTCTGCCGCCCCTGCGTACGGCCGACGAGTGCCGCGCGTGGCTGGGCACCGCGCAGCCCACACTCGTGGCACTGTGCTCCCGGACCAAGGAGCCTGGGCCGTCCCGGCACACCGTACGGATCGCCACCACACTCCACCGCCACTACGAGCGTTCGGGGCACTTCACCGACGCGCTGACCCTTCACACGCACGCCCTGCGGGCGGCCCGCGAGATGGGGTACACCCGTGGTGAGGTCGACGTCCTCGCCTGTGTCGGCGCGGTCCACCGACGGCTCGGAGACTACGAGAGCGCCCACCAGCACCACATGGACGCGCTGGCACTGTGCCGCAGCGCCGGGTATCCGGCGGGAGAGGCGCGGCACCTCACCAACGTGGGCGTACTGCACGAGCTGCAGGGCCGGTACCGCGAGGCCGCCGAGCACCACGAGAGAGCGGTCGTCCTGTTCCGCACGGCCGGCGACGCCCACGGCGAAGCCGACGTCCTGAACAACCTCGGCATCGTCCAGGAGCTGCTCGAGGACTACCCAGCCTCGGTCGAGCGATACCGGCAGGCGCTGGCGCTGTACCGGCGGACGGACCACGCGTTCGGAGAGGCCAGCACCCTCGGGAACATGGGGATCGTCCTGGCGCGACTGGGCGACCACTCGGCCGCAGCCGAGCGCTTCGAGCGGGCCCTCGCCCTCTTCCGGCGGCTCGGACACACCGGCGGAGAAGCCCACGCGCTGTCCAACCTGGGGGACGCGCGCTGCCATCAGGGCCGGTACAAGGAAGCCGCCGAGCACCAGCACCAGGCCCTGGCCCACTTCCGCCGGACGAAAGAACCCTACGGAGAGGCGGGCGCTCTCAACGGCCTGGGCGAGGCGCTGCACGGCACCGGACAGCACACCGAAGCTCTCGAAGCCCACGCGGCAGCGCTGGAAGTGGCCCGTGGAATCGGAGAACAGGAAGAACAGGCCCGCGCCCACATCGGTACGGCCCTCATCCGACGCGCCACCGGAGGCCGGAAGCAGGCCATCGACCACCTTGACCAGGCGCTGTCCCTGTACACCGCGCTGGGCTCTTCCCGCGCGGAGGAGACGCGCAAGACCCTCCTCGCCACGCGCCGAGAGAACGCTCAGGGCGCGTCGTCTCACACGGGCGAGGCTCGACCTGGGCTTGATCCCCTGTGACGGACATCCGAGATCAGGGGTTCCGCCCCGGAAGGAAGTCGGCCGGGCGGGTCTGGGCGGTGCGGGGCGGAAGGTCGGCTGCCGAACAACGCCACCACCTCGTAACGGTGGGCCGCCGCCGAGAACTTCCGCCGGCACACGATCCGCTACCGCGAGGCCCAGGTCCTGTCCGAATTCAGGCGATCGGTCGAGAGGTGACCTGACCGATGTGCTGACAGGTCACGAGCGGAGCCACAGGCGAAGCGAGGCAATAGCCACCGTTCCGTGAACGACGTAGACACGCTTGTCGAACCGGCTGGCCACGGCCCGGAAGCACTTGAGTGCGGTGAACGTTCGCTCTCCTTTGTTCCGGCGTTTATGGATCGACTTGTCGAAGCCAGTAGGTCGACCGCCCACCTTGCCCCGGCGCTGATGATTGGCCTGCTGGTCCATGCGCTCGGGAATGGTGTGCTGGGTCTGCCGCCGCCGCAGAGAGTGGCGGTTCTGGCGTGATGAGTACGCCTAATGGGAAGTGAAGGTCGGCGGAAGTTGACCTTCGGGGCGCGAGCCGAGCCTTTGAGTATGCCCGGGCCTGAGAGCCCCGTTGACAAGACGAGGCGGGCTCGCGCCCTGCCCCGTATGCGGGAAAGCGGTGTGCCGTCCGTTGCCGGAGGACGTCACGTTCGACGCGCGGAAACCGGTCGTCACCCGTTGGAGCGCGCGATGCGGAACCCTACGTCGTCGACGTGGAATGTCGGGTGGCTGCGGCGCCGCGCGGAGGCCCGGCAACTCCAGTGCTCGTCGAACCAGCCACCGCCGCGGAGCACTCGGTAGGTGCCGTAGACCTCGGCGTCGTAGACATCCCAGCACCAGTCCCAGACGTTGCCGAGCATGTCGTAAAGACCCCACGGGTTGGGGTGTTTGCCGCCCACGGCGTGGATGCGCTCCTGCGAGTTGCCGCGGTACCAGGCGATCTCGTCGAGCGGCCCGTACTGCGGCCCGGTCGTACCGGCACGGCAGGCGTGCTCCCACTCGGCTTCGGTCGGCAGCCGGTACCCGTCCGCGGATGCGTCCCAGTCGATGCCTTCGCTGTCGGCAGGAAGGTGGTAGGCGGGCGTGAACCCGTCGCGCAGGGACAGGGCGTTGCAGAACCGTGCCGCGTCCCACCAGGAAACGCACTCGACGGGCAGCTGATCCCCGTGGGCGGTGCTCGGCCGCTGGCCGGTGATGTGTGCATACAACGCCTGGGTGACCGGGAATGCCGCGAGCTGGTAGGGCGCAAGCTCGACCGACCAAACGCGCTGGGTCCGCCGGTCCGACAGCGTCACCTGCCCCGGCGGGATGGCGACCATCTCGTTTCCCGCGATCACGTCCATGATCAAGAGATCCTACCGAGATGTGTGCTCCAGGGAGGGTTGGTCGGCGTAGAGCATGCCGGCTGCCGCCAGAACCACGTAGTTCCCCACGGGCGGCGTCAACTTCCCCACCCGCACGTTCGAACGCCACGTCTCAGGTCTCGGGGACCCATTCCACGGGAGGGGGCATGCGACGGTAGTGGGTCCCCTGGTGCTGTACTGGGCGAGGGGCAGGATTTCGCCGCCGACCGCGAGCTCTGCGGGCGGAGGGTTGGGAACGGAGATCTGCGGGTGACGCCGGCCGTCGGTGGCGACGCCCTCCCGGAGTTGGTTCCGGCCGCCGGCCCAGCTCTTGGGCCCGCTCGCGAGTCCACGGGTTCTGCAGGGTCCGCGGAGCGGCCGGGTCGTGCTCGAAGCCGTTGAGGCTGCGGACGAGACTTCCGTGGTAGACGCCCTTGATCCGGAAGTTCTCCAGGTCGTCCGTGCGTACGACCATGTTGAAGTATTGGTGGCCGTGGCCTTGGCGCTGTCCGACCGCATGCCAGCGACCTCAGCCAGGGTCCCAGCGTGTGGGCGGGATCCACAGCAGGGCGCCGGCCGGCAAGGCCTCGGAACCCAGGGCTTCCGCGTAGCTGTCCCGGCGTCGGCGGTCACTCCCTGAAGGTGGGGTGCACCGGCGTCTCCCACCCGGGAGGCCGCCGGTCCGAGCGTCCCAGGTGGGTGCACAACAGGCAGCAACCCAGGGTGACTTACGACGGTGGGTTAGGGTCGGCCGAGAAAGATCCGCGCGGTGCGTCCGAGCTGCACCAAGAGGTCGATACGGCGGCCGCCCGTGAGGGGAGCTGGATGCTTCAGGCATTGGGATTGGGACCGGCCGAAGAGGCTGTCTACACCGCGCTGCTCGCTCGCCCGACAGCCTCCGCGCACGACCTCGCCCGGCAGACCGGATTCGACGAGCCCGAGACCACCCGCATCCTGCTCGACCTTTCGACACGTGGCTTGGTGGTGATCGCCGCCGAGGCAGGGAGCGGGGCACCGAACGTGGCCGACCGCGGGGCCGGCCCTCCGTCCGCCCGCTACCGGATCACCCCGCCCTCGGTGGCCCTGGCCCCGTTCCTCGTCGAGCAGCGCAACGCGCTTCAGCGGGCCGAGACCGCGTTCGCGATGCTGACCGAGCAGTACCGCAGCACCGCAGCGCATCCTGCGGGCAGCGTCATGGAGGTGGTCGTC
This genomic interval carries:
- a CDS encoding DUF4232 domain-containing protein — its product is MTTYRARRTARTAALATVTAALALGLTACGSADGGSKAAGSDHGARTAQSRSASTGDAKGSAAQANNSGDTKEEATAAGGAQEITSKSTTAGAQQCRGDEMLVTAVHRFAGQQGDHLLLTAVNEGSKPCWVTSYPAVVLDWNTNNVALSHSKKDAPGGDKHITLQPGGKVYSAVNLFDYGSKNHTAQSLAFALRGEDGRPGPFYSVVSKGQNQKFTWTAADVLNWNVKKPYDF
- a CDS encoding ankyrin repeat domain-containing protein yields the protein MGDGNVGETEFDSRLRSAVQAGDAEAVRDLLDRGADPDAVDAGGLPVLCGAVAACDAPVAEALVEGGADADQVLPDGTTPLWRAVDGGSPAVFSAVLGKEPRLRLPEAARERLLALARDWYETGAVEELRRRTGASGPAVTVRVQDDEYDWVDLVSLGGLIVRAGHGAILTSLEWAFRILTPVDELIARAVGRYDEDHVNWSTVCWILTQRRSLETWSAVVAHRHDRDPAHRRFVVDYLRMRGFLDTSPYYEKKESNLLAAWAAEETDGEMLARVLDAFTGRDHPGQEAIGLRYCDHPDPRVRREVPYALCVDDVPRSPAARAALLTLMRDPDAEVRLRACTASMRDDALVSEITRALLLLTEDLDADSRGAAVAALAGSRDRTSAVADALAGLLDEDNQLVRLEAAYGLALRDDPRTAEAIERVGPLGHGFEDDHRADELWRWRWRKENSAAE
- a CDS encoding ATP-binding protein, yielding MDEHTVDLLRFRSLVLQGREPRLSDARRAHLLEEALRLWRGAPLAGLAGEWAERTRTAWTQERLQAALAWAHALPRQERHKEVPAVLQPLLAEHPLCEPLAVALIQSLATAGRTAEAVDTYTGIRRQLSDELGVAPGRELQAAYEEMLRRTGQQEPPGAGSGPAAVRTAAPVPAPIPAQLPMNVSHFNGREEQLAELTRCLIAADGTDEEQCAAAAVVSAVSGIAGVGKTALAVRWAHHVREEFPDGQLYVDLRGYDPDEPVSAAQALAGFLTALGVPAQEIPPRLNDRAARYRTAVDGLRLLILLDNAASAAHVRPLLPGSQTCKVVVTSRDSLSSLVSLHGAHRVLLDVLSPHEAHTLLRDLIGARVDTDHASATALAEQCGRLPLALRVAAELALSRPQDPLAHLTEELRDHRRRLDLLDSGDGDPRAAVRAVFSWSYDRLPEHEARLFRLLGLHPGPDTDVHAAAALAGDTVERTRRSLDALSRAHLVQRIGPDRHGMHDLLRAYAAELASRHDGPAERDAALNRLLDHCLAASAAAMNVLYPAERHLRPAVEIPDTGLPPLRTADECRAWLGTAQPTLVALCSRTKEPGPSRHTVRIATTLHRHYERSGHFTDALTLHTHALRAAREMGYTRGEVDVLACVGAVHRRLGDYESAHQHHMDALALCRSAGYPAGEARHLTNVGVLHELQGRYREAAEHHERAVVLFRTAGDAHGEADVLNNLGIVQELLEDYPASVERYRQALALYRRTDHAFGEASTLGNMGIVLARLGDHSAAAERFERALALFRRLGHTGGEAHALSNLGDARCHQGRYKEAAEHQHQALAHFRRTKEPYGEAGALNGLGEALHGTGQHTEALEAHAAALEVARGIGEQEEQARAHIGTALIRRATGGRKQAIDHLDQALSLYTALGSSRAEETRKTLLATRRENAQGASSHTGEARPGLDPL
- a CDS encoding formylglycine-generating enzyme family protein, with protein sequence MDVIAGNEMVAIPPGQVTLSDRRTQRVWSVELAPYQLAAFPVTQALYAHITGQRPSTAHGDQLPVECVSWWDAARFCNALSLRDGFTPAYHLPADSEGIDWDASADGYRLPTEAEWEHACRAGTTGPQYGPLDEIAWYRGNSQERIHAVGGKHPNPWGLYDMLGNVWDWCWDVYDAEVYGTYRVLRGGGWFDEHWSCRASARRRSHPTFHVDDVGFRIARSNG